The nucleotide window TTTCATCAACCAAATAAATTTATGGTAGATAAATTAGCGCAAAAAATTGAAGTCTCTGAAAATAAAGTTCCAAGTAATGTGGTTACCTTTTATGGAAATTCTAGTAGTTCTACAATTCCAGTTTGTATTTGTCATAATGTAAAAGATACAATTTTAAAAAATAATTATAGATCTATGTTAGCTGGATTTGGTGCTGGATTATCTTATTCTGGAATAGTTATGAACTTAGGAGAATTTGATTTTTGTGAAATGATAGTAACAAATTTCTAAAATAATACTTTATATGGCTAGTATAAAAATACCTGTGTAAATTTATTTAAATGATTTACAATTAAATAAAGAAGAACTATGAAAACAAGTAAAAGAAGAGAAAAAATATCATTAGATAGTATTTTAGAAAAATTTACTTCTCATCTCGGTTATGAAAAATATCAAGAATCAAAAAATTCAAACTATGGAAATGGATATAATAAAAAATCACTCTTCTACTCTCCTTGAGAAATTATAAGCTCTTTAAGATTTGTATCTTTTAAAGGCAAAAAAGAAATTTTTCGTAATCTAAAAACAATTTATATTACAAAAACAGAAAAAGATGTACAATTATTACTGATAGAATTTAATGATATTTGATCCAAAAAAATATCCTCATATTTTACAATCTTGGTTAAATAATTAGAATGAATTAACTACATTTCTTAAATATCTCAAATTTATCCAAATAATAATTTATACTACAAATATTACAGAATCTGTTCATAACTGGAGCTTAATAATCTCTCAACTTGCTATATTTTTTGAAAGTAGATTAGATAGTGAACTTAAAATTTAAGTTCTGGTGTGATAGGATTTTTTCTATTAGAATTACTTTGAGATGGAATATTTAACGGTCTCAAATTTTTTTATACTCCTTCTATATTTGACAATCTTTTATATCATAAAGCTTGTCAAATAAAATTCTTGATTTAGAGTTAATGATGCTTTCATCATAAAAATTATCTACTACAACTCTTATCTCATTAAAGTCACTATTTTCACATCTGATAATTTCAATAGTTTTAACACCTCCTAATCTATTTCCCCTTGTATTATCTATAAGTTGCTTAGACTTTAAATATTTTATGTTCAATATAGTTGATATATAACTAATACAAATTCTATTTACTATTCCTCCCCCTTCAAATTTATACTCTTCTTTTACTAAATAATCTCCAATATAATAAGTATCATCTGTAATCTTTTTTAAACTAATAACCCCATAATCTTTTTCATTGATTGTAATTAGAAAAGAGAAATATTTATCTGCATTTTTTAATAATTCAAAATAATTTTTATGTTCTTCTTTACTTATAATATTCTTGTTAACAGATATTTTTCTAATAAATTCTTGATTTCTATACTCTAAGATTTGATTATATTTATCTTCATTTAAATATATAAAATTGATTATTCTTAATTCTCTTTTTTTCATAATATACTACTTGCTTCCTGATTTTAAAATAGCTTCATACATATATTCAGCTCTTACCCAATCTTCAAATGTATCTATGTCCTGTACCAAGTATCGTGGTAATATTATAGGTACAGAATCTTTTCCAAAAATAATCTCATCTGATTTGATATTTAAATTCGTCCAATAAAACTGCCCAGCATCTTGATAAGCTTCTTCTAGGTCTTGACTACGTTTCATAAAATTTTCAGGCCAAAACATTTCACATCTTTCATCTTGCGTGATTTTAAAAGTTCTTTGAATTGGAAATGGCATAGATGTACCTGAAAAAGCACTTTTTGCATTTGATTTTTTTAGTTTTTCAAAACCTTCAATCAAATATTTTTCATCTAAAAAAGGTGCTGTTGCATAAATAGTACAAATAAAATCGTAGTCTTCACCAACACTTTTTAAATACTCTAAAGCATGATTTACAACTGCACCTGTTCCTGTAAAGTCATCACTCAACTTTTTAGGACGTAAAAAAGGTACAGTTGCACCATATTTTTTTGAAATTTGTGCAATTTCTTCATCATCGGTTGAAACAATAACTTTATCAAAAAGATTTGATTTTAAAGCAACTTCTATGCTGTAAGCTATCAAAGGTTTTCCAAAAAAATCTTTTATATTTTTTCTAGGAATTCTTTTACTTCCACCTCTTGCTGGAATTATTGCAACACAACTATTTTGCAAAATATCCTCCTGTTTTTGGTATTCCTCTAAATTCTATTTTATTTTCATCTTTAAGTTGTTTAATGTATCTTTCTATCGTTCTCTGTGTTATTTGTGGAAAATAATTTGATATTGCCTTTGCTCTTATAGGTTGATTTTGTTTTATATACTCATATATTTCATTTACACCGACATTTACACCGACATTTACACCGACATTTATACCGACATTTATTGTTTTTCTATCAACTCTTTTATAAAAAGTTGTTCTAACAGCCTCCCACTCATACTCAAAAGTTGGTTTTGGAAGACCATATTCTAAACATTCATTTATAATATTTATAGTTCCTTTTCCCCAGTTTTCTATAAATCCACACTTGTAAAATACAGATGCCATAGTTGGATTAAATGGTTTTGATTGATGTGGTTTATCAAATTTTTCAATTGGAACTTCAGGATTTAATGTTGCACCATTATAAAGAACAAGTTTATCATCATAAACTCTTATTTGTAAATTTGAGGTATTTGTATAGTCTCTATGAATCAAAGCATTTATAACTGCTTCTCTTAAAGCTTCATAGGGATATTCTAGTTTTTCCCTTCTATGAACTCCCTCATAAGAGATATAAGCTTTTAGATATTTAAGTCTTAAAATATCAAGTATCATATCTACTTGATTTATCAAATTTCCCTCTACTATATCACTACTTTGTATATCTGTTTCACTTAAAAATCTTCCTATTTTTGAGTGTGATTGAATATAATACTGCTGTGGATTTTTAGAGAAAAGCAAAATAGCTGCTCTTTTTAGATAATTTCCCTCATATAAATTTAATTTTCGTAAAAGCTCTTCTAAATTATCTTCATTTATTATATCAGGAACTCTATCTTTTGCTAGTTTTTTAAACTTCTCAATAGTTTTTAAATCTATCTCATCTAAAGTAAATCTCTCTTCAACCACATCGTCCCAAGTTTTACCATACTTTTTGAGTAAAAAATTTGTAAGATTTCCACCATTTAACTCTATGGTATTACTTCCACTTCTTATATAAAATTTACCATTGTGTGAAATTGGTGCATAGGTTTTATTCACTTTTATTTCTAAATAATTCTTATTTTCTAAATTTTTTTGAAAAATATCTACAACTAATCCCAAACGATTATTTATTTTATTTGGAAGTATTTCTATTAATTCTTCTATATTTTCAATCCCTAAAACCACAGCAGCATCATTTAAACCGATATATAAAACTCCACCCTCACTATTTGCAAATGCACAAATTGTTTTTAGATATTCATCTTTCCATATTTGTTTAAATTCAACTGCTTGAGATTCTATAAGATTAATATTCACTTTAAGATTTCCAATATTTTTTCACAAACATAATTTTGTTCTTCATGGGATAAATTTGGATAAATAGGTAAACTTATAGCTTTTTTATAATATTCATCCATAACAGGAGTGATTTCATTTCCAAACCCTAAATTTTTATAATATGGTTGTTTGTTTATAGGAATATAATGAAGTTGTAAACCGATATTACTTTCTCTCATTTTTAAAACTAACTCTTTTTTATCTATATTAAATTTTTCAAAATCTATTTTTATTACATATAAATGATAAGCACTATTATTTGTAAATTCATAAAGAGGAATTATAAAATCTGTTTTTGAAAAAAAATCATCATATCTTTTTGCAATAGAACGTCTAAGATATAAAAAGCTATCAAGTTTTTTTAATTGAGATAAACCCAAGGCACATGAAATATCTGTTAATCTATAATTAAATCCAAGTTCAACCATATCATAATGCCAAGGAGCAATATCAGCTCTTGGACTCATACCATGTCCCCTTAAAAGAAGAAGTTTTTCATAAATCTCTTTTGAATTTGTAGTAATTGCACCACCCTCACCAGTTGTTATATGTTTAACAGGATGAAAAGAGAATATTGAACAATCACTGTTAGTGCAGCTCCCTGCTTTTATACCTTCAAAACTTGCACCTATACTATGAGCACAATCTTCTAATATTTTAATATTATATTTTTCTTTTAAATATTTTAATTTTAGTTGATTTACAGGATTCCCAGAAAAATGAACAACATAAATTGCTTTTATTGAAGAATCTTTCTTAAGTTCTTCTTCACACAAATCTAAATCTATATTTCCATCTTCTTTAATATCAACAAAAATAGGTTTTGCATTAACATATAAAATAGAGTTTGAAGTTGCTAAAAAAGAGTTTGGAGTTGTTAATACTTTATCATTTTCATTTAATAAAACTATTGAAGCTAAATGAAGAGCTACTGTTCCATTTGATACAGCAACACAATATTTTGCGTTGCAATAAGAAGCGATTTTTTCTTCAAACTCTTTTACTTTTGGACCTGTTGTCAAAAAATCAGATTTTAAAACTTCAACAACAGCTTCAATATCATTTTCACTAATTGTCTGTTTTCCATAAGGTATAAAATTCATTTATATCTCTTTTATTAGTTTTATTAACTCTTCTTTTTCTAACCACTCTTTATTATTTCCAGAGTTATATTCAAATCCTTGAGCTACTTTTTTACCTAATTCTTCAAGAATATTATGATCATAATCTCTTCTTTTTGTAAAAGTAATAGTTGGAGCTATTACAAAATGGTCATCAAATTCAAAAGTTAAATGACTATCATCAGCAGGACACATAATTTCATGAAGTTTTTCGCCAGGTCTAATTCCAATTATTTTTCTTTCTAAAGAAGGAGCCATAGCATCTGCTAAATCAACTATTTTCATAGATGGAATTTTTGGTACAAAAATCTCTCCACCTTGCATTCTCTCAAAATTTTTAAGTACAAAATTTACGCCATCTTCAAGTGTAATCATAAATCTTGTCATTTTCTCATCAGTAATTGGTAAAAAAGCACTTCCTTCACTAATAAGTTTTTGAAAATAAGGAACAACTGATCCCCTACTACCTATAACATTTCCATATCTTACAACTGAAAACTGAGTATCTTGAGTTCCAACAAGATTATTTGCTGCAACAAAAAGTTTATCAGAAGCTAATTTTGTAGCACCATAAAGATTCACAGGATTTGCAGCTTTATCAGTTGAAAGTGCAATTATTTTTGAAACTCCATTTTCTAGTGCAGCATCAATTACATTTTGAGCACCATAAATATTTGTTTTTATACACTCCATTGGATTATATTCAGCAATTGGTACATGTTTAAGTGCTGCTGCATGAATAACAAAATCCACATCTCTCATAGCTTTTTTTAATCTATCAGCATCTCTTACATCCCCAATGAAATATCTCATACATTTATCATCAAATTCTTGTGACATATCATATTGTTTAAGTTCGTCTCTTGAATAAATTATAATTTTATTTGGTTTATAATTTTCTAGCAAAATTTTTGTATATTTTTTACCAAAACTACCTGTTCCACCAGTTATTAAGATATTTTTATCATTAAACATCTGAAATACCTTTCTTATTCTAAATACTTAAGATTATAATATCAAACATTACATTTAATTAATATTTTAATAAAGTATATGTAATAATATTTTACAATTTTATAAAAAAGGTATTTTTAATTAATGCATGATTACACTATTCCACAAGATATTATTAAAATTCAGAAAAAACTTACAACTTTTGAAAAAGATTCTAGAAACTACAAAAAATATACAAAAATTTTAGCAAAACATATAAAATCATATACAATGAAAAAAAGAGTTAATGCTCATATAAAAACTATTGAAACTATTGAAAAAATTGAGCAAGAAGGAATTGAAGATATTTTAAAATAAAAATATTACAAATTGTAATAAAAATTAAGACTTTAAAAAAAATCTGCTAAAATCCCAACATAAAATATAACAAATCAAATCAACATAGGAAATATTATGGATGAGAATCAAAAAAAATCTTTAGAATTAGCTATCAAACAAATTGATAAAACATTTGGGAAAGGTACACTTATTAGACTTGGTGATAAAGTTGTTGTTCCTACTGAAACAATTAGCACAGGTTCTTTAGGACTTGATTTAGCACTTGGAGTTGGTGGACTTCCTAAAGGTAGAGTTATAGAAATTTATGGGCCAGAAAGTTCAGGAAAAACAACATTAACACTTCATGCAATTGCAGAATGCCAAAAAGCTGGTGGAGTTTGTGCATTTATTGATGCTGAGCATGCTCTTGATGTTAAATATGCAAAAGATATTGGAGTAGATACAGACAATTTACTTGTATCTCAACCAGACTTTGGAGAACAAGCATTAGAAATTCTTGAAACAGTTATTAGAAGTGGTGCAGTTGATTTAGTTGTTATTGACTCTGTTGCAGCTCTTACTCCAAAAGTAGAAATAGATGGAGATATGGATGATCAACAAGTTGGTGTTCAAGCTAGACTTATGAGTAAAGCTTTAAGAAAAGTAACTGGTTTATTAAATAAGATGAATTGTACAGTTATTTTTATCAACCAAATAAGAATGAAAATAGGAATGACTGGATATGGAAGTCCTGAAACAACAACTGGAGGGAATGCCCTAAAATTCTACTCTTCAGTAAGACTTGATATTAGAAGAATTGCTACACTTAAACAAGGTGAAAATTCTATTGGGAATAGAGTAAAAGTAAAAGTTGTAAAAAATAAAGTGGCAGCTCCTTTTAAACAAGCAGAATTTGATATTATGTTTGGAGAAGGTATCTCAAAAACTGGTGAATTAGTTGATTATGGTGTAAAACTTGATATTGTAGATAAAGCTGGTGCTTGGTTTAGTTATGGTGATTCAAAAATTGGACAAGGAAGAGAAAACTCAAAAGTATTCCTAAAAGACAACCCTGAAATAGCACGTGAAATTGAAAATAAAATTCTTGAATCTATGGGAGTTAATGATTCAATCATTAGTAGTAGTTCAGATGATTTAGATGATACAGCTGATTTAGACGACTAAAAAATCAAAGGAAACTTTTCCTTTGATAAACAAAATACAAAAATTACTCTCTTTAAAAAAATACAAAAGCAAATAACAAATCTTTTTTAGCTATAATCATCTAAATTATGAAATATAGGAGATCTAAGTGGTATTTATTGATAATATTTACGCTGATGAAGTATTAGATTCAAGAGGAAACCCAACTGTAAGAGCTACAGTTATATTAAGTGATGGTACAAAAGGTAGTGCAATAGTACCAAGTGGTGCAAGTACAGGAAAAAGAGAAGCTTTAGAATTAAGAGATGGTGATAATAGATTTTTAGGGAAAGGTGTTTTAAATGCAGTTGAGAATGTAAACACTACAATTGCAAATGAATTAATCGGATTAAGCCCTTATAATCAAGCTGAAGTTGATGCAACAATGAAAGATATTGATGGAACACAAAATTACTCAAATTTAGGAGCAAATGCTGTTCTTGGTGTATCTATGGCAGTGGCTAGAGCTGCTGCTAACTCTTTACAAATTCCATTATATAGATATTTAGGTGGAGCAAATGCTATGACTATGCCTGTACCTATGTTTAATATTATTAATGGTGGAGAGCATGCAAATAACTCTGTTGATTTCCAAGAATATATGATTATGCCAACAGGATTTGAAAATTTCAATGATGGATTAAGAGCTGTTGCAGAAATCTATCAAAACTTAAAAAAAGTTATTGATGCAATGGGTGAAAGTACAGCAGTTGGTGATGAAGGTGGATTTGCTCCAAACTTAAAATCAAACGAAGAACCAATTCAAGTTATCATGACAGCTATTGAAAAAGCTGGATATAAAGCTGGTGAACAAATCTCTATTGCATTAGACGTTGCTGCTTCTGAATTAATTGATGAAAGTACAAAAAAATATGTTCTAAAAGGTGAGAATAGAGAATTAACATCAGCTGAATTAGTTGAATACTATGCTGATTTATGTTCTAAATATCCTATCGTTTCTATTGAAGATGGATTAAGTGAAGATGATTGGGATGGATGGAAAATTTTAACTGAAAAATTAGGTTCAAAAGTTCAATTAGTTGGAGATGATTTATTTGTTACAAATGCATCAATTGTTGCTGAAGGAATTAAAAAAGGTATAGCAAATGCTGTATTAATTAAACCAAATCAAATTGGATCAGTTTCTGAAACAATGCAAACAATCAGACTTGCTCAAAGAAATAACTACAATTGTATCATGTCTCATAGATCAGGTGAAAGTGAAGATGCATTTATTGCAGATTTTGCGGTGGCATTAAATTGTGGACAAATAAAAACTGGTTCAACAGCAAGAAGTGACAGAATTGCAAAATACAACAGACTTCTTGAAATTGGAGCTGAAATTGCCTATTCTGAATATTTAGGGAAACAACCTTTCTCTAAAAAATAGTGGTATATGAAAAAATTTAGCGCTTATAAGAAATTTATGTTAGTAGTAATCATATCTTTGATTGCTACTATCTTTTTATCTTATAATGCAGTTATAATTCTTTTTGGAGATAACTCTTTGCAAGTTTATAATTCACTAAAATATAAAAAAGAGTATCTAGAAAGTGAAATATTAAGATTACAAAGAGAAAATGCTTATTTACAAAAAGAGTATTTTGAACTTAAAAATTTGGAGCCAGAAGAATGAAAACTTTATCTTTATTTACATTAACTGTCATTTTAGCAATAGGTTTAAATGCAAGAGAAAATCCATTTGAAATGATGAATACTTTTGAAGAAGAAACTGGGAAGATGATTGAAATGAATGAAAATCCAGTTACACCTGAAGATATGCAAGAAGCTCAATATATAAGAGAAATGCAACAAAAAATGTCAGATGTAAATAAAAATAAAGTTAATGATGCTGTAAATAAAATTGTTCCAACTATAAAAGAAAATAAACCTGTACAAAAAACTTATTCTAAACAAGAAGTGGATTCATTACTTCAAAAAACAAAAAAACAAACTGAACAAAAAACAAAAGAAATTGTAAAAAAAGAACTTGCAAATACTAAACCTGCAGAACCAGAACAAATTGTTTATGTAAAACCTAGACCTGACATAACTGATGATGATACTTTAGTTGCTAAAACCCTTTTACCGTTCCTAAAAATTGAATTTAGTGATAATAAACTAATTATTCATACAGATTACAAAGTTTCTAAAAAATTCTCAATTATAAAAGAAAATAAACTAATTATTGATTATAAAGCAAAAGTAAACTTCAATACAAAAAAAGATGATTTAGATTCAAAAAACTTTAAAAGAATTACTGTAGGAAATCACAAATCAGAAGGATATTTCAGAGTTGCACTTGAATTGATTGATAAACCTTCTAATTACAATGTATCATATAAAGATGATTTAATTACTATCTCTAAACTTAATTAGAGAAGTAATTATCCTAATTATAACCATTACAATTAATACTTCTAATATAGCTGCTAATATTAAAGCATAATAAAATTCTTGTGTAATAGAGTGATTATTGTATGCAATAGTTGTAACTGCAATTAAAAGTGTTAATGGCATTGAATGAGATAGCCCAAGCATAAAAAATTTATTCCACCCCATCTCTTTTACAAATAATAAAGAAGCTAATAATCTAATAGCAATCATTGCAACTGTAATTAATAATGCTTTTATAATCAAATCCCAATTTAATAATGCATCTATTTCAAGAGAAGCACCAACAGAAATAAAGAAAATTGGAACTAACCAACCAAAACCAAAATGTTCTAACTTATGAGGTAATTGTTTATTATGTTCTTCAAAGAATGTTGTAATAAAAATTCCTGCAATAAATGCACCAAAAGCAATCTCTAAATGTAGATACATCATTACAGTTATCATTAAAAAGAATATAGCCATTGAAATTCTTATATCTTGTTCCTGATGATCTTTTTCTGGCATTAAATAATTCTTTATTTCAGGAAACCACCAAATAAGATTGTGAAAAAGTTTGTACACAATTATCATTGCTATTAAAAATAAAACAAATAAAGCCATAATTTTATAAAAATCAAATCCAATTCCATATTCTAAAACAGCAGATACAGTTGTTAATGCAAAAATAGAAACAATTT belongs to Arcobacter defluvii and includes:
- the pseB gene encoding UDP-N-acetylglucosamine 4,6-dehydratase (inverting), encoding MFNDKNILITGGTGSFGKKYTKILLENYKPNKIIIYSRDELKQYDMSQEFDDKCMRYFIGDVRDADRLKKAMRDVDFVIHAAALKHVPIAEYNPMECIKTNIYGAQNVIDAALENGVSKIIALSTDKAANPVNLYGATKLASDKLFVAANNLVGTQDTQFSVVRYGNVIGSRGSVVPYFQKLISEGSAFLPITDEKMTRFMITLEDGVNFVLKNFERMQGGEIFVPKIPSMKIVDLADAMAPSLERKIIGIRPGEKLHEIMCPADDSHLTFEFDDHFVIAPTITFTKRRDYDHNILEELGKKVAQGFEYNSGNNKEWLEKEELIKLIKEI
- the pseF gene encoding pseudaminic acid cytidylyltransferase, with the translated sequence MQNSCVAIIPARGGSKRIPRKNIKDFFGKPLIAYSIEVALKSNLFDKVIVSTDDEEIAQISKKYGATVPFLRPKKLSDDFTGTGAVVNHALEYLKSVGEDYDFICTIYATAPFLDEKYLIEGFEKLKKSNAKSAFSGTSMPFPIQRTFKITQDERCEMFWPENFMKRSQDLEEAYQDAGQFYWTNLNIKSDEIIFGKDSVPIILPRYLVQDIDTFEDWVRAEYMYEAILKSGSK
- a CDS encoding cation:proton antiporter; this translates as MSEEILIIISISLIIFTSPLVSKLLKLPTIPVEIMLGAIAAYFAFIVDHPIFHLVAELGFLYLMFLAGIEIDLKKLLSISPTMLKKSLLYNVILFSSSILITLYFDLGKIFIVILPLISIGVLAALKKEYGDTDWIRIAFIVGLIGEIVSIFALTTVSAVLEYGIGFDFYKIMALFVLFLIAMIIVYKLFHNLIWWFPEIKNYLMPEKDHQEQDIRISMAIFFLMITVMMYLHLEIAFGAFIAGIFITTFFEEHNKQLPHKLEHFGFGWLVPIFFISVGASLEIDALLNWDLIIKALLITVAMIAIRLLASLLFVKEMGWNKFFMLGLSHSMPLTLLIAVTTIAYNNHSITQEFYYALILAAILEVLIVMVIIRIITSLIKFRDSN
- the recA gene encoding recombinase RecA translates to MDENQKKSLELAIKQIDKTFGKGTLIRLGDKVVVPTETISTGSLGLDLALGVGGLPKGRVIEIYGPESSGKTTLTLHAIAECQKAGGVCAFIDAEHALDVKYAKDIGVDTDNLLVSQPDFGEQALEILETVIRSGAVDLVVIDSVAALTPKVEIDGDMDDQQVGVQARLMSKALRKVTGLLNKMNCTVIFINQIRMKIGMTGYGSPETTTGGNALKFYSSVRLDIRRIATLKQGENSIGNRVKVKVVKNKVAAPFKQAEFDIMFGEGISKTGELVDYGVKLDIVDKAGAWFSYGDSKIGQGRENSKVFLKDNPEIAREIENKILESMGVNDSIISSSSDDLDDTADLDD
- a CDS encoding AMIN domain-containing protein encodes the protein MKTLSLFTLTVILAIGLNARENPFEMMNTFEEETGKMIEMNENPVTPEDMQEAQYIREMQQKMSDVNKNKVNDAVNKIVPTIKENKPVQKTYSKQEVDSLLQKTKKQTEQKTKEIVKKELANTKPAEPEQIVYVKPRPDITDDDTLVAKTLLPFLKIEFSDNKLIIHTDYKVSKKFSIIKENKLIIDYKAKVNFNTKKDDLDSKNFKRITVGNHKSEGYFRVALELIDKPSNYNVSYKDDLITISKLN
- a CDS encoding RNA-binding domain-containing protein, yielding MNINLIESQAVEFKQIWKDEYLKTICAFANSEGGVLYIGLNDAAVVLGIENIEELIEILPNKINNRLGLVVDIFQKNLENKNYLEIKVNKTYAPISHNGKFYIRSGSNTIELNGGNLTNFLLKKYGKTWDDVVEERFTLDEIDLKTIEKFKKLAKDRVPDIINEDNLEELLRKLNLYEGNYLKRAAILLFSKNPQQYYIQSHSKIGRFLSETDIQSSDIVEGNLINQVDMILDILRLKYLKAYISYEGVHRREKLEYPYEALREAVINALIHRDYTNTSNLQIRVYDDKLVLYNGATLNPEVPIEKFDKPHQSKPFNPTMASVFYKCGFIENWGKGTINIINECLEYGLPKPTFEYEWEAVRTTFYKRVDRKTINVGINVGVNVGVNVGVNEIYEYIKQNQPIRAKAISNYFPQITQRTIERYIKQLKDENKIEFRGIPKTGGYFAK
- the pseC gene encoding UDP-4-amino-4,6-dideoxy-N-acetyl-beta-L-altrosamine transaminase — protein: MNFIPYGKQTISENDIEAVVEVLKSDFLTTGPKVKEFEEKIASYCNAKYCVAVSNGTVALHLASIVLLNENDKVLTTPNSFLATSNSILYVNAKPIFVDIKEDGNIDLDLCEEELKKDSSIKAIYVVHFSGNPVNQLKLKYLKEKYNIKILEDCAHSIGASFEGIKAGSCTNSDCSIFSFHPVKHITTGEGGAITTNSKEIYEKLLLLRGHGMSPRADIAPWHYDMVELGFNYRLTDISCALGLSQLKKLDSFLYLRRSIAKRYDDFFSKTDFIIPLYEFTNNSAYHLYVIKIDFEKFNIDKKELVLKMRESNIGLQLHYIPINKQPYYKNLGFGNEITPVMDEYYKKAISLPIYPNLSHEEQNYVCEKILEILK
- the eno gene encoding phosphopyruvate hydratase, whose protein sequence is MVFIDNIYADEVLDSRGNPTVRATVILSDGTKGSAIVPSGASTGKREALELRDGDNRFLGKGVLNAVENVNTTIANELIGLSPYNQAEVDATMKDIDGTQNYSNLGANAVLGVSMAVARAAANSLQIPLYRYLGGANAMTMPVPMFNIINGGEHANNSVDFQEYMIMPTGFENFNDGLRAVAEIYQNLKKVIDAMGESTAVGDEGGFAPNLKSNEEPIQVIMTAIEKAGYKAGEQISIALDVAASELIDESTKKYVLKGENRELTSAELVEYYADLCSKYPIVSIEDGLSEDDWDGWKILTEKLGSKVQLVGDDLFVTNASIVAEGIKKGIANAVLIKPNQIGSVSETMQTIRLAQRNNYNCIMSHRSGESEDAFIADFAVALNCGQIKTGSTARSDRIAKYNRLLEIGAEIAYSEYLGKQPFSKK